One stretch of Diabrotica undecimpunctata isolate CICGRU chromosome 5, icDiaUnde3, whole genome shotgun sequence DNA includes these proteins:
- the LOC140442464 gene encoding zinc finger MYM-type protein 6-like, whose product MKPSKLQRHLNNKHATLSKKPIEYFERLLQTSNKEKNTLEKYVTLNDRYLLASYEVSCLIAKTKKPFIGEQLLLPAAIRMSEIVHGKQYAAEISKIPLSNDTVSKRISDISNDQFQQILMRLKDSSKFAIQLDESTDISKMAQLLLFVRYIYEESIHEDILFCRPLEGHTRGKVIYKKVNEFFEKEGLNWKNCVGVCTDGAAAMIGQDLGFTAFVKAGNDYIIFTHCMIHREALVVKKIVSELNTVFFDAVKIINFIKSRALNSRLFKNLCIDMDSDYTSLLLHAEVRWLSRGRSLKRLLTLKDEVLIFLTEQNSNLYDYFHDNLGLLKLCYLADIFDKINDMKESALICLC is encoded by the coding sequence ATGAAACCGTCAAAACTGCAACGACATTTGAATAATAAACATGCAACGTTATCAAAAAAGCCAATAGAATATTTTGAGCGTCTTTTGCAAacatcaaataaagaaaagaacacTTTGGAGAAGTATGTTACTTTGAATGATAGATATCTATTGGCATCGTATGAAGTTTCGTGTTTGAtagcaaaaacaaaaaaacctTTTATTGGAGAGCAACTTTTACTACCTGCAGCTATAAGAATGTCTGAAATTGTTCATGGAAAACAGTATGCAGCTGAAATTAGTAAAATTCCATTATCAAATGACACTGTATCCAAACGAATTTCAGACATTAGCAATGATCAATTTCAACAGATTCTTATGAGGCTTAAAGACAGCTCAAAGTTTGCAATACAACTGGACGAGTCGACAGACATTTCAAAAATGGCACAGTTGTTACTTTTTGTAAGATATATTTATGAGGAGAGCATCCATGAAGATATACTGTTTTGTCGTCCTCTGGAAGGTCATACTCGTGGAaaagttatatataaaaaagtaaatgagttttttGAAAAAGAAGGATTAAATTGGAAAAATTGTGTTGGTGTGTGCACGGACGGTGCTGCAGCAATGATCGGACAAGATCTTGGTTTTACAGCATTTGTTAAAGCTGGAAAtgattatattatatttacaCATTGTATGATTCACCGAGAGGCActtgttgttaaaaaaattgtatcAGAATTAAACACTGTGTTTTTTGATGCAGTCAAAATCATTAACTTTATTAAAAGTCGAGCACTTAATAGTCGATTGTTTAAAAATTTGTGCATTGATATGGATTCGGATTATACAAGTTTATTGCTACATGCTGAAGTTAGGTGGCTATCAAGAGGCCGAAGTTTGAAacgattattaactttaaaagatgAAGTTCTTATATTTCTAACAGAgcaaaattctaatttatacgaTTATTTTCACGATAATTTAGGGCTTCTCAAGCTATGCTATTTGgcagatatttttgataaaatcaaTGATATGAAGGAGTCTGCGTTAATatgtttatgttaa